One region of Betaproteobacteria bacterium genomic DNA includes:
- a CDS encoding dehydrogenase: MDRSALEQIYRVMLRIRRFDEGVIDMFKEGLVKGTAHSYVGQEAVAAGACSLLRKEDFVVSHHRGHGHCIAKGASLNKMAAELMGRVTGYCKGLGGSMHIADLELNILGANGIVGAGIGIGTGAALSNKLRATDHCGVAFFGDGACNEGIFHECLNVASVWKLPIVYLCENNQYALSTSMKDSTSIDRFSKRAAAYSMPGVTVDGNDVLAVRAAVEEAVARARKGEGPSFIEALTYRWGDHSMRANLPRYRGDQEVEDWVKLDPIARFEKKLIAEFGFKQDTLDRVRADVEGEMATAKEFGIASPEPTLADLDDAVYAPHYQPAEPKLTTTRELSYAEALKEAIGQAMEADPHVFVLGEDVGKIGGIFAATRGLIDKFGAERLRDTPISEQAIASCAVGAAITGMRPIAEVQIFDFVTLMMDMIVNQAAKFRFMLGGKPTVPLVIRGPQGGGIRLAAQHSQSLETWFTHVPGLVVLAPSGPYEAKGLLTSAIRENNPVIFLEHKMLYVGKKGLVPEESYAIPIGKAVVKRKGKDVTLVATLAMVDVALQAAARLEVEGIDVEVIDPRTLRPLDEDAILQSVKKTSRLVIAHEGWKRWGFGAEVAAMVAEHAIDWLDAPIVRVGARDSPMPYNDKLERLVIPSMEDIEKAVRAVVLRDRAEA, encoded by the coding sequence ATGGATCGGTCCGCGTTAGAACAAATATACCGGGTCATGTTGCGCATTCGCCGTTTCGACGAAGGCGTGATCGACATGTTCAAGGAAGGCCTGGTCAAGGGCACGGCCCACAGCTATGTGGGCCAGGAAGCGGTGGCGGCCGGGGCGTGTTCGCTGCTGCGGAAGGAAGATTTTGTCGTGAGCCATCATCGCGGCCACGGCCACTGCATCGCCAAGGGTGCGTCGCTCAACAAGATGGCGGCCGAACTCATGGGCCGTGTTACTGGCTATTGCAAGGGGCTGGGCGGCTCCATGCACATCGCGGATCTCGAGCTCAACATCCTGGGTGCCAACGGCATCGTGGGGGCTGGCATCGGGATTGGCACGGGAGCTGCCCTGTCCAACAAGTTGCGCGCGACGGACCATTGCGGCGTGGCATTTTTTGGCGATGGTGCCTGCAACGAAGGCATTTTCCACGAGTGCCTGAATGTCGCCTCCGTGTGGAAGTTGCCCATCGTTTACCTGTGCGAGAACAACCAATACGCACTCTCCACTTCGATGAAGGATTCCACCTCCATCGACCGATTCTCCAAGCGTGCCGCCGCTTATTCGATGCCAGGCGTTACGGTAGATGGTAACGACGTGCTGGCGGTACGCGCCGCGGTGGAAGAAGCGGTGGCGCGAGCGCGCAAGGGAGAGGGCCCGAGTTTCATCGAAGCGCTCACCTACCGCTGGGGTGATCATTCCATGCGCGCCAATCTGCCGCGCTACCGCGGCGACCAAGAAGTTGAGGATTGGGTCAAGCTCGATCCCATCGCCCGATTCGAGAAGAAGCTCATCGCCGAATTCGGTTTCAAGCAGGACACTCTCGACCGCGTGCGCGCCGATGTGGAAGGCGAGATGGCCACAGCCAAGGAATTCGGCATCGCCAGCCCGGAACCTACCCTCGCCGATCTGGACGACGCCGTCTATGCGCCGCACTACCAACCCGCCGAACCCAAGCTCACCACCACGCGGGAATTGTCTTACGCAGAAGCGCTCAAGGAAGCCATCGGCCAGGCGATGGAAGCCGACCCCCATGTGTTCGTCCTGGGCGAGGACGTGGGCAAGATCGGCGGCATCTTCGCCGCCACGCGCGGACTCATCGATAAATTCGGCGCCGAACGTTTGCGCGACACACCCATCTCGGAGCAAGCCATCGCCAGCTGCGCGGTGGGCGCGGCCATCACCGGCATGCGCCCGATCGCCGAAGTGCAGATCTTCGACTTCGTCACTCTGATGATGGACATGATCGTCAACCAGGCAGCGAAGTTTCGTTTCATGCTGGGTGGCAAGCCTACCGTGCCGCTCGTCATTCGCGGTCCGCAGGGCGGCGGCATACGTTTGGCGGCGCAGCACTCGCAAAGCCTCGAAACCTGGTTCACCCATGTTCCGGGGTTGGTGGTTCTCGCACCTTCCGGTCCCTATGAGGCAAAAGGCCTGCTCACCAGCGCTATCCGCGAGAACAATCCTGTCATCTTCCTGGAGCACAAGATGCTCTACGTCGGCAAGAAAGGATTGGTACCGGAGGAGTCCTACGCCATCCCCATCGGCAAGGCGGTGGTCAAGCGAAAAGGGAAAGACGTGACCCTCGTGGCGACGCTGGCCATGGTGGATGTCGCCCTGCAAGCCGCCGCACGCCTTGAAGTCGAGGGTATCGACGTGGAAGTGATCGATCCTCGTACGCTGCGCCCGCTGGACGAGGACGCCATTCTTCAATCGGTGAAGAAAACCAGCCGCTTGGTTATCGCTCACGAGGGTTGGAAGCGTTGGGGCTTCGGCGCCGAAGTGGCGGCGATGGTGGCCGAGCATGCCATCGACTGGCTCGATGCGCCCATCGTTCGCGTGGGTGCCCGCGATTCCCCCATGCCCTACAACGACAAGTTGGAGCGGCTGGTGATTCCGTCCATGGAAGATATCGAGAAGGCCGTGCGCGCCGTGGTGCTGAGGGATCGCGCGGAGGCTTGA